A stretch of Carnobacteriaceae bacterium zg-C25 DNA encodes these proteins:
- a CDS encoding serine hydrolase, which translates to MKKIVKPMLMLFGFLVMFGLANQPLASELLGQTSTVNAANNTQAELVYVNNRWEYHVGGKIDPQFTAVVSHKGTDFYVQNGVINWGYTGLAQRTDKTWVYVEKGVTNYSQTLLVDYYNSKFYVQKGKVDWTFTNLFKHEGEWYFVQYGRVNTDFVGLFKFNGLFFFVRNGKVDWNYKGLHQHTDGTWYLIEKGIIATDQTKLVPYQNNLFYVQNGKIDWTFTNLFKHEGEWYFVQYGRVDTNFVGLFKFNGLFFFVRNGKVDWNYKGLHQHTDGTWYLIEKGIIAEDQNRLVLYQNNWFYVQKGKIDWSYTGLVNHEGVWYHVVSARLDRNFTGLTNYLGNLFYVENGLLNWGYTGLAQEDVNWRYVKKGVVDKAYSGVVLYQGRLFYVHKGNLDWTFNGDVTFEGIKYTVKHNAVEWPAEGFVIVSDINTKNYAFTITLKPNLVNNIKSVKSYVWSEKNGQDDIVENRLFKQKDGTYKSVIRFANYGYVPGRYLIDTYITLNSGQEILVSKKDITLNLPPQRAKVAQDIANLKATYHRLFDSVGGRRSAYVTVPDGIENFAINQNSTNPAASTIKIFVMASVFNKAARGEFDFSWRYTVQSSDIVTGSSITEQNIGVSFNMDQYIRFMMEKSDNAATNILIRHLGGIQATNDEIRRLGYTKTVLTRYMWDRAAINQGLDNYVSAQEASDLIKNIYNGQLVFGWYDAAMLDRLSRNYYAEWLTANIRGYTKTWDKPGGGIGTGTDNDIAVIERNGRAIVVSVFNYFGAGHQKNAVIQYGVEIAKALAN; encoded by the coding sequence ATGAAAAAAATAGTCAAGCCAATGCTGATGTTATTCGGATTTTTAGTGATGTTTGGTTTAGCTAACCAACCGCTTGCATCAGAATTATTGGGACAAACATCGACTGTAAATGCTGCAAACAATACGCAAGCAGAGTTAGTCTATGTGAATAATAGATGGGAGTACCATGTTGGTGGAAAAATAGATCCGCAATTTACCGCTGTTGTTAGTCATAAAGGTACAGACTTTTATGTTCAAAACGGTGTGATTAATTGGGGATATACAGGGTTAGCCCAACGAACTGACAAAACATGGGTGTATGTCGAAAAAGGTGTGACCAATTATTCACAAACACTGTTAGTGGATTATTACAACAGTAAGTTTTACGTTCAAAAAGGTAAAGTTGATTGGACGTTTACTAATTTGTTCAAACACGAAGGAGAATGGTACTTTGTTCAATACGGTCGTGTAAATACTGATTTTGTCGGATTGTTCAAATTTAATGGATTATTCTTTTTTGTTAGAAACGGAAAAGTTGACTGGAACTATAAAGGTCTACATCAACATACTGATGGCACATGGTATTTAATTGAAAAAGGTATCATTGCTACAGATCAAACAAAATTAGTGCCTTATCAAAATAATTTGTTCTATGTACAAAACGGTAAAATTGATTGGACATTTACTAATTTGTTCAAACACGAAGGAGAATGGTACTTTGTTCAATATGGTCGTGTAGATACTAATTTTGTTGGATTATTTAAATTTAATGGATTATTCTTTTTTGTTAGAAACGGAAAAGTTGACTGGAACTATAAAGGTTTACATCAACATACGGATGGCACATGGTATTTAATTGAAAAGGGTATTATTGCCGAAGATCAAAATCGATTGGTTCTTTATCAAAATAACTGGTTCTATGTTCAAAAAGGTAAAATTGATTGGTCATATACGGGGTTAGTCAATCATGAAGGTGTCTGGTACCACGTTGTTTCAGCACGCTTGGATAGAAATTTCACTGGTTTAACGAACTATTTAGGAAACCTCTTTTACGTTGAAAATGGTTTATTAAATTGGGGTTATACTGGTTTAGCACAAGAAGATGTCAACTGGAGATACGTTAAAAAGGGTGTTGTCGATAAAGCGTATAGTGGTGTCGTATTATATCAAGGTCGATTATTTTATGTCCATAAAGGAAATCTTGATTGGACATTTAATGGTGACGTCACATTTGAGGGGATTAAGTACACTGTAAAACATAATGCAGTCGAGTGGCCTGCTGAAGGATTCGTTATTGTATCTGATATCAATACAAAAAATTACGCCTTTACGATTACGTTAAAACCAAATCTAGTCAATAATATTAAATCGGTTAAATCATATGTTTGGAGCGAGAAAAATGGGCAAGATGATATTGTCGAAAATCGCTTGTTTAAACAAAAAGATGGCACATATAAGAGTGTTATTCGATTTGCCAATTATGGTTATGTTCCAGGTCGTTATTTGATTGATACATACATTACGTTAAATTCTGGACAAGAAATTTTAGTGAGCAAAAAAGATATCACATTGAATTTACCACCACAACGTGCAAAAGTTGCGCAAGATATTGCAAATTTAAAAGCGACGTATCATCGTTTATTTGATAGTGTCGGTGGTAGACGTTCAGCTTATGTAACGGTGCCAGATGGTATTGAAAACTTTGCAATTAATCAAAATAGCACTAATCCAGCTGCCTCAACAATTAAAATCTTTGTTATGGCGTCTGTATTTAATAAAGCAGCACGTGGAGAATTTGATTTTTCATGGCGATACACTGTTCAATCAAGTGATATTGTGACAGGTTCTTCAATTACGGAGCAAAATATCGGTGTATCCTTTAATATGGACCAATACATTCGTTTCATGATGGAGAAAAGTGATAATGCCGCAACGAATATTTTAATTCGTCATTTAGGTGGTATTCAAGCAACTAATGATGAAATTAGACGTTTAGGGTATACGAAAACGGTATTAACACGTTATATGTGGGACCGTGCAGCCATTAATCAAGGGTTAGATAATTACGTTTCTGCACAAGAAGCAAGTGATTTAATCAAAAATATTTATAACGGACAACTCGTGTTTGGCTGGTATGATGCAGCTATGCTAGATCGTTTAAGTCGAAATTACTATGCAGAATGGTTGACGGCAAATATTCGTGGCTATACAAAAACTTGGGATAAACCAGGTGGTGGTATTGGTACGGGAACCGACAATGATATTGCGGTAATTGAACGTAACGGTCGTGCCATTGTTGTGTCGGTATTTAATTATTTTGGTGCAGGTCATCAAAAAAATGCCGTTATTCAATATGGTGTTGAAATTGCAAAAGCGTTAGCAAATTAG
- the nadE gene encoding ammonia-dependent NAD(+) synthetase, whose product MRTLQKEIIDALKVLPTIDASLEIEKSVNFLVEYLKKHSFLKSLVLGISGGQDSTLTGKLCQMAIDKIRRETGDKAYQFYAVRLPYGIQADETDAQLALSFIGADNVLTVNIKEAVDASVKTLQQAGVVISDFNKGNIKARERMIAQYAIAGAHQGVVVGTDHAAEAVTGFYTKFGDGAADVMPIWRLNKRQGKQLLQYLNADERLYTKIPIADLEEDKPQQPDEVALGVTYTQIDDYLEGKVIDEIAAQTIENWYLKTQHKRQLPMTVFDA is encoded by the coding sequence ATGAGAACATTACAAAAAGAAATCATTGATGCGTTAAAAGTGTTGCCAACGATTGATGCATCGCTTGAAATTGAAAAATCGGTTAATTTTTTAGTGGAGTATTTAAAAAAGCATTCATTTTTAAAAAGTTTAGTGCTTGGTATTAGTGGCGGGCAAGATTCCACTTTAACGGGTAAATTATGCCAAATGGCGATTGATAAAATAAGACGTGAAACAGGGGATAAGGCGTATCAATTTTATGCCGTTCGATTACCGTATGGCATACAAGCAGATGAAACTGATGCGCAATTAGCGTTGTCGTTTATTGGTGCAGATAATGTTTTGACAGTCAACATTAAAGAAGCAGTAGATGCTAGTGTCAAAACGTTACAACAAGCAGGTGTTGTGATTAGTGATTTTAATAAAGGCAATATCAAAGCGCGTGAACGCATGATTGCGCAATATGCAATTGCTGGAGCACACCAAGGTGTTGTTGTTGGAACCGATCATGCAGCAGAAGCCGTTACAGGATTTTACACGAAATTTGGCGATGGTGCAGCAGATGTCATGCCAATTTGGCGTTTAAATAAACGACAAGGTAAGCAACTGTTACAGTATTTAAATGCGGATGAGCGTTTATATACAAAAATACCGATTGCCGATTTAGAAGAAGATAAACCACAACAACCCGATGAAGTAGCGCTTGGTGTAACGTACACACAGATTGATGATTATTTAGAAGGTAAAGTGATTGATGAAATTGCTGCTCAAACTATTGAAAATTGGTATTTAAAAACACAACACAAACGCCAATTACCAATGACGGTATTTGATGCGTAA
- a CDS encoding nicotinate phosphoribosyltransferase produces MLVSDDSLVLHTDLYQINMIQTYWLEGISEKNAVFEAYFRKTPFQNGYAIFAGLEKVVSYIQNLKFSESDLAYLKSLGTYSDAFLDYLKNMSFQCTVRAPKEGEVVFANEPLIQVEGPLAQCQLIETAVLNILNFQTLIATKAARVRQVCGNDNLSEFGTRRAQEMDASLWGARAAYIGGFNNTSNVRAGKVFGIPISGTHAHALVQAYRNDYDAFMAYAKTHKDVVFLVDTYDTLKSGVPNAIRVAKEMGDKINFVGVRIDSGDMAYISKKIREQLDTAGFPHAKIIASNDLDEQTILNLKMQGAKIDAWGVGTKLITAYDQPALGIVYKMVSIEDENGNMVDTMKISSNAEKVSTPGRKQVWRITRNSDGKSEGDYVALWDERPDLLDELFMFHPVHTYINKTITGFTARPILENIFVKGQLVYALPNIHDIREYASQSLGALWEEYKRILNPEPYPVDLSQKLYDQKMESIAAIRAQVAEHVAQLHD; encoded by the coding sequence ATGCTGGTTTCAGACGATAGTTTAGTGCTTCATACGGATTTATACCAAATTAATATGATTCAAACGTATTGGTTAGAGGGGATTTCAGAAAAAAACGCCGTATTTGAGGCGTATTTCAGAAAAACGCCTTTCCAAAATGGATACGCCATTTTTGCCGGGTTAGAAAAAGTCGTCAGTTACATTCAAAATTTAAAATTTTCAGAAAGTGATTTAGCGTACTTAAAATCATTAGGAACATATTCCGATGCATTTTTAGACTATTTGAAAAATATGTCATTTCAATGTACCGTCCGCGCGCCTAAAGAAGGGGAAGTGGTTTTCGCTAATGAGCCGTTAATTCAAGTGGAAGGGCCGTTAGCACAGTGCCAATTGATTGAGACGGCGGTATTAAATATTTTGAATTTTCAAACGTTAATTGCGACAAAAGCAGCACGTGTGCGTCAAGTTTGTGGCAACGATAATTTATCTGAATTTGGAACGCGTCGTGCGCAAGAAATGGATGCTTCACTTTGGGGTGCAAGAGCCGCGTATATTGGTGGATTTAACAATACGAGCAATGTGCGTGCTGGAAAAGTATTTGGTATTCCAATTTCTGGAACACATGCCCATGCGCTAGTACAAGCGTATCGTAACGATTATGATGCGTTTATGGCGTATGCAAAAACACATAAAGATGTGGTGTTTTTAGTGGATACTTATGACACGTTGAAATCGGGTGTACCGAATGCGATTCGTGTCGCTAAAGAAATGGGCGATAAAATTAATTTTGTCGGTGTCCGTATTGATAGCGGGGATATGGCATACATTTCTAAAAAAATACGTGAACAATTGGATACAGCAGGTTTCCCACATGCAAAAATTATTGCAAGCAATGATTTAGATGAACAAACAATTTTAAACTTAAAAATGCAAGGAGCAAAAATTGATGCGTGGGGTGTTGGGACGAAATTAATTACGGCATATGATCAACCAGCGCTAGGTATTGTTTATAAAATGGTGAGTATTGAAGATGAAAACGGAAATATGGTAGATACGATGAAAATTTCAAGTAATGCGGAAAAAGTATCTACACCTGGTCGTAAACAAGTGTGGCGTATTACCCGAAATAGTGATGGTAAATCGGAAGGGGATTATGTTGCTTTATGGGATGAACGTCCGGATTTACTAGACGAATTGTTTATGTTCCATCCAGTGCATACGTACATTAATAAAACCATCACAGGTTTTACAGCACGTCCCATTTTAGAAAATATTTTTGTCAAAGGTCAGTTAGTATATGCTTTACCAAATATTCATGATATTCGTGAGTATGCGTCACAATCTTTAGGCGCGTTATGGGAAGAATACAAACGTATTTTAAATCCTGAACCGTATCCAGTTGACTTGTCACAAAAATTATATGATCAAAAAATGGAAAGTATTGCTGCTATTCGTGCGCAAGTCGCTGAACATGTCGCGCAACTTCATGATTAG
- the mutS gene encoding DNA mismatch repair protein MutS, translated as MSVEQVTPMMAQYLAIKENYKDCLLFYRLGDFYELFHEDAIIASHELEIALTARNKNAANPVKMCGVPHHSATEYIQTLVDKGYKVAICEQVEDAKMAKGMVKREVVQVITPGTFMDPKVRDEKNNYYLVALRFENAFHLSYSDIGTGSLHVTSLPSLNEVMIELDSLNVAELVYDDTLSQNDLDKLSKRHTFIFSHATIDEALDNTHFAFLDSTMQQQVVALLLSYISKTQMRSLVHIQDAQSYVSDHFLKMDTNAKNNLEITQSHRQNGKKWSLLWLLDQTKTAMGGRMLRSWLDKPLIDPLAITQRYNQVDNLLNHFFERLDLIDVLKKVYDLERLVAKVSFGSVTPRELIQLKLSLEQVPIIKKHLRSMNANGEWDSLLNHLPDLQPLVTLIEQAIVDEPSISSKEGGIIRDGYNALLDAYRDAMTNGKQWIAQLQQSEREKTGVKTLKIGFNRVFGYYIEVTKGQLHALEEGRYERKQTLANAERFITPELKEKERLILEAQEKSLSLEYELFVAVRDVVKTHSQSLQQLAKSIASLDVLQSFAQVSEENHYVRPTLNESEQKMKVVSGRHPVVEKVIGIDKYVPNDIVLDQQQRLLLITGPNMSGKSTYMRQVALIAIMAQIGCFVPAQEAELPIFDRIFTRIGAADDLVSGQSTFMVEMMETNVALQQASAKSLLLFDEIGRGTATYDGMALAEAILRYVHQKVQALSIFSTHYHELTVLEKELDELHNIHVGAVEQRGELIFLHKIQDGPADKSYGLHVAQLAGLPKALIADAAVILKQLETGTHLHAPAKEIETVSREHHPFEEMMMFISAIDINQTSPLEALMLLQHIQQKMKEKEE; from the coding sequence ATGAGTGTTGAACAAGTAACGCCGATGATGGCACAGTATTTAGCCATTAAGGAAAATTATAAAGACTGCTTATTATTTTATCGTTTAGGCGATTTTTATGAATTGTTCCATGAAGATGCGATAATAGCCTCACACGAATTAGAAATTGCACTAACTGCACGAAATAAAAATGCGGCTAATCCAGTAAAAATGTGTGGTGTACCTCATCATTCTGCAACTGAATATATTCAAACGTTAGTGGACAAAGGTTATAAAGTAGCTATTTGTGAACAAGTCGAAGATGCAAAAATGGCAAAAGGGATGGTCAAGCGTGAAGTCGTGCAAGTGATTACACCTGGAACGTTTATGGATCCTAAAGTGCGAGATGAAAAAAACAACTATTATTTAGTGGCGTTACGTTTTGAAAATGCCTTTCATCTGTCGTATAGCGATATTGGAACGGGGAGTTTGCACGTGACGTCGTTACCAAGTCTTAATGAAGTCATGATTGAATTGGACAGTTTGAATGTGGCGGAATTAGTGTATGACGACACACTTTCGCAAAACGATTTAGACAAATTAAGCAAACGACATACCTTTATTTTTTCACATGCAACGATTGATGAAGCACTTGATAATACGCATTTTGCCTTTTTAGATTCAACCATGCAACAACAGGTTGTCGCGTTGTTATTGAGTTATATTTCAAAAACACAAATGCGTAGTTTGGTGCATATTCAAGATGCTCAAAGCTATGTAAGTGATCATTTTTTGAAAATGGATACGAATGCAAAAAATAATTTAGAAATTACACAATCGCATCGACAAAACGGGAAAAAATGGAGTTTGCTATGGTTGCTTGATCAAACGAAAACGGCTATGGGTGGGCGTATGTTACGCTCATGGTTAGATAAGCCACTGATTGATCCGCTAGCCATTACACAACGTTATAACCAAGTCGATAATTTATTGAATCACTTTTTTGAACGTTTAGATTTAATTGATGTGTTGAAAAAAGTATACGATTTGGAACGGTTAGTGGCTAAGGTTTCATTTGGTAGCGTGACACCAAGAGAGTTAATTCAGTTAAAATTATCTTTAGAGCAAGTGCCTATTATTAAAAAACATTTGCGTTCGATGAATGCAAATGGTGAATGGGATAGTCTATTAAATCATTTACCCGATTTACAACCGTTAGTGACACTCATCGAACAAGCGATTGTTGATGAACCGTCTATTAGTTCTAAAGAGGGTGGCATCATTCGAGATGGGTATAACGCTTTGTTGGATGCGTATCGTGACGCTATGACGAATGGTAAACAGTGGATTGCTCAATTACAACAGAGTGAACGTGAAAAAACGGGTGTTAAAACGTTAAAAATTGGTTTTAACCGCGTATTTGGGTATTACATTGAAGTCACCAAGGGGCAGTTGCATGCGTTGGAAGAAGGACGATATGAACGAAAACAAACGTTAGCCAATGCGGAACGGTTTATTACGCCCGAATTGAAAGAAAAAGAACGGCTCATTTTAGAAGCGCAAGAAAAATCGTTATCGCTAGAGTATGAATTGTTTGTTGCTGTTCGTGATGTGGTGAAAACACATAGTCAATCTTTACAGCAATTGGCAAAAAGTATTGCTTCGTTAGATGTTTTGCAATCTTTTGCACAGGTGAGTGAAGAAAATCACTATGTACGTCCGACTTTAAATGAGAGCGAACAAAAAATGAAAGTTGTTAGTGGACGTCATCCAGTTGTTGAAAAAGTTATTGGAATTGATAAGTATGTCCCTAACGATATTGTATTGGATCAACAGCAACGATTATTGTTGATTACTGGTCCGAATATGTCTGGTAAAAGTACGTATATGCGTCAAGTGGCATTAATTGCGATTATGGCACAAATTGGGTGTTTTGTACCTGCTCAAGAAGCGGAATTGCCAATATTCGATCGTATTTTTACACGTATTGGTGCGGCAGATGATTTAGTATCGGGGCAAAGTACGTTTATGGTTGAAATGATGGAAACAAATGTTGCACTGCAACAAGCTAGTGCAAAAAGTTTGTTATTGTTTGATGAAATTGGTCGTGGAACAGCAACGTATGACGGGATGGCATTAGCGGAAGCGATTTTACGATACGTGCATCAAAAAGTTCAGGCGTTGTCCATTTTTTCAACACACTATCATGAATTGACGGTGTTAGAAAAAGAATTAGATGAATTGCACAACATTCATGTTGGTGCTGTAGAACAGCGTGGCGAGTTGATTTTCTTACATAAAATTCAAGATGGGCCAGCCGATAAAAGTTATGGGCTACATGTAGCGCAGTTAGCTGGTTTACCGAAAGCGTTAATTGCTGATGCTGCCGTTATTTTAAAACAGCTGGAAACGGGTACTCATTTACATGCACCGGCTAAGGAAATAGAAACGGTAAGTCGTGAGCACCATCCATTTGAGGAAATGATGATGTTTATTTCAGCTATAGATATTAATCAAACATCGCCTTTAGAGGCTTTAATGCTATTACAACACATTCAACAAAAAATGAAAGAGAAGGAAGAATAA
- a CDS encoding bifunctional oligoribonuclease/PAP phosphatase NrnA, whose product MISFKTIIEKIKAYDTIIIHRHVHPDPDAYGSQLGLAQLIKDNFSKRVYCVGEQLDGLSWIGQMDVIDDVVYNDALVIVVDTANTARIDDARYVNGKELIKIDHHPNVEPYSELLYVDTTASSVSEIMCEFAFESELTISCESARLLYAGIIGDTNRFLYNNATPKTMSLVSRLRETVSFDNVAIHNMMMEKTLEQARLNGYVLQHLNIEANGALATVILTQDILKQFGVTNDQTESVVSLPGSIAGVKVWVIFVEKEDGTYRVNLRSKGPIVNGIAAQHDGGGHPLASGANAKDRQEVDVIISELTTLALEG is encoded by the coding sequence ATGATTTCATTTAAAACCATTATCGAAAAAATTAAAGCGTATGACACCATTATCATTCATCGACACGTTCATCCCGATCCAGATGCGTACGGGAGTCAATTAGGGTTAGCTCAACTCATTAAAGACAATTTTTCAAAACGCGTGTATTGCGTTGGCGAACAATTAGACGGTTTGTCATGGATTGGACAAATGGATGTGATTGATGATGTGGTGTATAACGATGCCTTAGTTATTGTAGTTGATACCGCCAATACTGCACGCATTGATGATGCACGTTATGTAAACGGTAAAGAACTCATTAAAATTGATCATCATCCCAATGTTGAACCATACAGTGAATTGTTGTACGTTGATACTACAGCAAGTAGTGTGAGCGAAATCATGTGTGAGTTTGCTTTTGAAAGCGAATTAACTATCTCTTGTGAAAGTGCGCGATTATTATATGCTGGTATTATTGGTGATACAAATCGCTTCCTATACAATAACGCCACGCCAAAAACAATGTCACTTGTTTCTCGTTTGAGAGAGACGGTCTCATTTGATAATGTTGCGATTCATAATATGATGATGGAAAAAACGTTGGAACAAGCACGATTAAATGGGTATGTTTTACAACACCTCAACATCGAGGCAAACGGCGCATTGGCAACTGTTATTTTGACACAAGATATTTTGAAACAATTTGGTGTGACGAATGATCAAACGGAAAGTGTCGTATCATTGCCAGGAAGTATTGCCGGGGTAAAAGTGTGGGTGATCTTTGTCGAAAAAGAAGATGGGACTTATCGTGTGAACTTGCGTTCAAAAGGGCCGATTGTTAACGGTATTGCTGCGCAACATGACGGTGGTGGACACCCTCTAGCTAGTGGTGCAAACGCCAAAGATAGACAAGAAGTGGATGTTATTATTTCTGAATTAACGACATTAGCATTGGAAGGATAA